One Myxococcota bacterium genomic window, GACTTCGACGGCACGCAACACGGCGCCCCGGTTCGGACGGCCCGTGTAGTGGAGGTCCATGTGCCAATCGAGACGACCCACGATCTCCTGGCCGTGGTAGAAGGCGGTCTGGAAACGATCGGCCGGTCCGCCGTTCACGAGCTCGAAGAGCTCGGGGTGCTCCGACGAGATATTCGTCTCGAGGGGGTGGCGCTCGAGGGGGCCGAAGATCCGGCTGAACTCGATCTGGGCGCGGGCATCGATCGTCTGGTCGCGGAAGACCAGGATCGCGTGTTCGTCCCAGAGCCCGCGAAGCTCGGCCTGCACCGCCTCGGAGGCGGGGGCGCTCACGTCGAAGCCTTGAACTTCCACGCCGACGTTTTCGAGGGCTCGTGTTTCGAGGGGCATGTCGTCTCCCTGTGTCCGGACGCCTCGGGGCGGTCGCAACCGCATCCACGCACGCCGGTTGCGACCGAGGGTTCGGTGCCGGGAGAACGTGCGCGGCTTCGACGCCGCGCGCCAGCTCAGTCGCCGATCTTCCGGCGGAGCTCCTCGCCCGTCGCGCTCTCGAGCACGATCGCCGCAGGTTCGATCTGCTTGACGATCAACTCGCCGAGCACGTCGCCTTCGACCAGCCGACGCGACTCGCTCTCGCCCTCGAGCAGGAGCCAGGCCACGCGGCGATCGGCGGCCGGGTGCCAGTGGGTGCGCTCGACCCGAAAGGCGGGCGCGGACGCAGCCGGCGCCTCGGGCGGAGGCGGCGGAGGGACTTCCGCGCGCGGAGCCGGCGGAGCCGTTTTCGCGGCCGGCTCCTTCGTCTTCGGCGGCGGCGCGGGCTTGTAGGGGTGGGGCCCAGCGTCCGCACGCTGCGACGGTGCGGGCTCTTTCGCAACCGGCTCGGGTGCGGCGGGCTTCGGCTCGGGCGGAGCGGCGCGCGGAGCCGGTGGCGTGGGTTCGGGTGCGGGTGCCTTCGCGACGCGGATCGGCTCGGGCGGAGGCGCGGGTGCTTCACGAACCGGCGGCCCCTCGGCGGGCGGCGCCGGCACCGCCGCCGCGGCGCGATCGGCGGCGGCCTGCCGCGCGCGGCGCGCCGCAGACGACGACGTGACGGGCCGCTCGGAGCCGGGCTTCGGCGTGTCGCTCGGAGCGATCGGGTTCGCGTCCGCGATGCGCGGCGCCGGGGTGGGGCGCGCGAGCACCTCGACTTCGGAGGCGAAGGCCTTCTCGGGCGGTCCGGTCGGCGGGTCGATCGCCGGCGGCGGAGAAAGCTGCTCCGAGGGAATCGGCGGAAGCGGAGGCGGACGCACGTCGGCGGGAGGCGGAGCGGGCGCTTCGCCCGGAGGGGCTGCAGCCGCCACCGTCGGTGGCGTCGTCCCGCCATCGGCTTCGCCGGAACTCATCCACCAGAACACGCCGGCGCCGGCGCTCAACCCGAGCAGCAGCGCCAGGACGGCAGCGCCCCAAGGCGTGCCGGAATCCCTGGAGGGCGGCGGGGTCGGGCCGGCGATCTCTTCGCGGAGCGGACGCCCCTCATGGGTGGCCGCCTTCTCTTCTTCGAGACGACGCAGGGCCTTGAGGATGGTGCTCACTCGGACCTCTTCCCGGTGAACCTCCGCCAGCCAGAGCGCTGGCGGGCACGCCGCCGGTCGCGAGCCGACAGGATCTCGCGCGCCGCCCGTCCGACGTGGGCGCGCTCCACCTGTTGGGACCCTTCAGCATAGCCTGCGAGCAAAGCGCGGTCTGCGAGCAGGTTGACCAGCCGCGGGACCCCGCGCGAACGCCGGCGAAGCTCGCGCAACGCCCCGGCGCTGAACACCTTTCCGTTGCGGCCCGACGCCACCTTGAGACGGTGCAGCACGTACTCGGCCGCCTCCTGGGACGACAGCGGCGCCAGCTGCCAGCGTACCCCGATGCGTTGTCGAAGCTGGCGCAGCTCGGGCCGATCGAGCATCGCGTCGAGTTCGGGCTGACCGAAGAGCACGATCTGCAACAGCTTCTCGGTCGAGGTCTCCAGGTTCGAGAGCATGCGCAGCTC contains:
- a CDS encoding AAA family ATPase gives rise to the protein MYTRHFGLREKPFSLTPDPRYLFLSSSHREALAHLLYGIEQGEGFIAVTGEVGTGKTTLCRTLLERLGPNAEIAYLFNPQLSRLELLQAIHRELALPTEGSRAELLDRLNRFLLDASRERRRVLLIVDEAQNLPVSTLEELRMLSNLETSTEKLLQIVLFGQPELDAMLDRPELRQLRQRIGVRWQLAPLSSQEAAEYVLHRLKVASGRNGKVFSAGALRELRRRSRGVPRLVNLLADRALLAGYAEGSQQVERAHVGRAAREILSARDRRRARQRSGWRRFTGKRSE